One genomic window of Branchiostoma floridae strain S238N-H82 chromosome 4, Bfl_VNyyK, whole genome shotgun sequence includes the following:
- the LOC118412841 gene encoding low-density lipoprotein receptor-related protein 6-like codes for MMARAGLLLLGSLCAAFQVALPNPRLLFANRRDVRIIDAGPGRGHNSTVVVSNLEDAAALDFIYDQNVIYWTDVSLEMIKMIYTNGSGIVTDVISTGLVSPDGLACDWIGRKLYWTDSETNRIEVSNLDGTSRKVLFWEELDQPRAIALDPARGFMFWTDWGEVPKIERAGMDGTGRRVVVDDNIYWPNGLTLDYAELRLYWADAKLQLIHYANFDGSERRAVVEGSLPHPFALTLYGDTIYWTDWQTNSIHSCHKISGEDKQVIHSEIFSPMDIHAYMPARQLMRHTNPCQPNNGGCSHLCLMSPDAPNYRCACPTGVKLLDDERTCADGASEILLLARRTDLRRISLDTPDYTDVVLQIDDIRHAIAIDYDVVEGFVYWTDDEARAIRRARLDGSGVEYLITTEVEHPDGIAVDWVARNLYWTDTGTDRIEVTRLNGTSRKILIAENLDEPRAIVLDPSEGYMYWTDWGQHPKIERAELDGSHRVVLFNTSLVWPNGLAIDYQSRRIYWGDAKTDKIEYANLNGTGRTILVDEKLPHIFGFSLLGNYIYWTDWQRRSIERVHKTTGEDRQIIVDQLPDLMGLKAVNVQRTDGWNPCVDNNGGCSHLCLYRPSGVSCGCPMGLELITDMRTCIVPEAFLLFSRRADIRRISLETNNNDVVIPLPGVKEASALDFDINDNRIYWTDVSLKSISRAFMNGSSAEKIIQFGLDYPEGMAVDWVAHNLYWADTGTNRIEVARLDGSSRKVLVWQDLDNPRSLALDPAFGFMYWSEWGGDPKIERASMDGTNRFILVDSLGRANGLTIDYPERRLYWADLDTNLIESSNMLGNDRKRVISDNLPHPFGLTQYQDYVYWTDWNTRSIERANKTTGENRTRIQGSLDYVMDIMDILVFHSSRQSGWNQCAVNNGGCSHLCLATAMPSSTSAESAMDLPVMCGCPSHWKLDPDNRTCHPPASFLLFSQRNLISRMVFDEQQSPDIVLPIHQLRNVKVIDYDRMGEHIYWIDGRIKQLKRAKANGSEVTSVVANLDSLFYPIDMAIDEFSRHIYWTCSQTNTINVTRISDLSPVGVVVSGDKERPRSIVLDPKRGYMYWTNMVSNPSIEKAALDGTERQTLFSSDIKQPGPLAIDTKYGKLYWTDIELNRIESSGLDGANRQVLVEQMIIQLSGLTIFGDHLYWIDRAKQIVESVDKLTGSGRTRIQARLVHLSDMVGVDSKDITEMNHHPCAIDNGGCSHICIAMKDGRSRCSCPLHLVLFPNELQCGEPPTCAPDHFTCETGEVDCIPLLWKCDGVAECSDGSDEADCPKCTEDQFTCDSGQCVDGQKVCDGKEDCMDRSDEMQCHSTCAPDQFLCRNGLCIEQEKRCNNEKDCVDNSDEDDCDPKGDLRTYGNEDSNSLTIAVVISAIMAVLIIFMMVFVWRKLKRQQEDGFTNDIVMVTNGNVPTMVALPPSAGTNSLPRSVSGLSTSRGKSATTCLSSSSVPGSGCGPPLYDRTHVTGASSSSTGSLGTHYPHETLNPPPSPATDRSQYTADLFYSSRSSQSPSTVRSYKHYKFRNVPPPPTPCTTDGCEDSEPYPLRGLRPKYYDMNYDSDPYPPPPTPRSHYMSDNNCDSCPPSPSTARSYFHPYVPPPSPATDSP; via the exons TTGCGCTTCCAAATCCAAGACTTTTATTTGCGAACAGAAGAGACGTTCGAATTATAGACGCTGGGCCGGGGAGAGGACATAACAGTACTGTTGTGGTCAGTAATCTGGAGGATGCGGCCGCGTTAGACTTCATCTACGATCAAAATGTAATATACTGGACCGACGTCAGTCTGGAGATGATCAAAATGATTTACACGAACGGTTCCGGGATCGTGACGGACGTGATTTCCACGGGGTTGGTATCCCCGGACGGATTGGCGTGCGATTGGATAGGTAGAAAACTGTACTGGACAGACTCGGAGACCAATAGGATCGAAGTGAGTAACCTTGATGGGACGTCACGGAAAGTTCTATTCTGGGAGGAGTTGGACCAGCCCAGGGCGATAGCACTGGATCCAGCGAGAGG gtttatgttttggACAGACTGGGGGGAGGTGCCGAAGATCGAGCGGGCGGGGATGGACGGGACAGGGAGGAGGGTCGTTGTCGACGACAACATCTATTGGCCGAACGGCCTGACGTTAGACTACGCCGAGCTGCGGCTGTACTGGGCGGACGCGAAGCTCCAGCTGATCCACTACGCCAACTTCGACGGGTCGGAGCGACGCGCGGTCGTGGAAGGCTCTCTACCTCACCCCTTCGCGCTGACGCTGTACGGGGACACGATATACTGGACGGACTGGCAGACCAACTCGATCCACTCCTGCCACAAGATCTCCGGGGAAGACAAGCAGGTCATTCACAGCGAGATCTTCTCTCCCATGGACATCCACGCCTACATGCCGGCCAGACAACTCATGA GACACACCAACCCCTGCCAGCCCAACAACGGAGGCTGTTCCCACCTCTGTCTGATGTCACCTGATGCCCCCAACTACAGATGTGCCTGCCCCACCGGAGTCAAGCTACTGGACGATGAAAGAACATGTGCCGACG GAGCAAGCGAAATCCTTCTGCTGGCGAGAAGAACAGACTTGCGGAGGATATCGCTGGACACGCCGGACTACACAGACGTGGTACTACAGATCGATGACATCAGACACGCCATCGCTATCGACTACGACGTGGTGGAAGGGTTCGTGTACTGGACAGACGACGAGGCTAGAGCTATCAGACGAGCAAGATTAGACGGCTCAG GTGTTGAATACTTGATTACAACAGAGGTAGAACACCCTGACGGGATCGCAGTAGACTGGGTAGCAAGGAACTTGTACTGGACAGACACGGGCACTGACAGAATAGAGGTCACCAGACTAAACGGAACATCGCGGAAAATCCTGATAGCCGAAAACCTCGACGAGCCCAGAGCCATTGTGCTGGACCCATCAGAAGG atacatgtactggacAGACTGGGGCCAGCATCCCAAAATCGAGCGAGCCGAGCTGGACGGCAGCCATCGAGTCGTTCTGTTCAACACGTCGCTGGTCTGGCCCAACGGTCTGGCCATCGACTACCAGTCCAGGAGAATATACTGGGGCGACGCCAAAACCGACAAGATCGAATACGCCAACCTGAATGGGACGGGTCGAACTATCCTTGTGGATGAGAAGCTTCCACACATCTTTGGTTTCAGTTTGCTGG GAAATTACATCTACTGGACGGACTGGCAGAGACGGAGCATCGAGCGCGTGCACAAGACAACAGGGGAGGACCGGCAGATCATCGTGGACCAGCTGCCTGATCTGATGGGTCTGAAGGCTGTCAATGTGCAGAGGACAGACG GCTGGAACCCGTGTGTGGATAACAACGGAGGCTGCTCGCACCTCTGCTTGTACCGACCGTCGGGCGTCTCCTGCGGCTGTCCGATGGGCCTGGAGCTCATCACGGACATGCGGACGTGCATCGTGCCCGAGGCCTTCCTCCTGTTCTCGCGCCGCGCGGACATCAGGAGAATATCGCTGGAGACGAATAACAACGACGTGGTGATACCTCTGCCGGGCGTGAAGGAGGCCAGCGCTCTCGACTTTGACATCAATGACAACAGAATATACTGGACTGATGTCAGTTTGAAG TCCATCAGTCGAGCCTTCATGAACGGCAGCAGCGCCGAGAAGATCATCCAGTTCGGCCTGGATTACCCAGAAGGCATGGCGGTGGACTGGGTGGCGCACAACCTGTACTGGGCGGACACGGGGACCAACCGGATCGAGGTGGCGCGACTGGACGGATCGTCCAGAAAAGTCCTGGTCTGGCAGGACTTGGACAATCCCCGCTCCCTGGCGTTGGATCCAGCGTTTGG GTTCATGTACTGGTCGGAGTGGGGAGGTGACCCAAAGATCGAGCGGGCCTCCATGGACGGTACTAACCGGTTCATCCTGGTGGACAGTTTGGGCCGCGCTAACGGGCTGACCATCGACTACCCGGAGAGACGGCTGTACTGGGCAGACCTGGACACCAACCTTATAGAGTCTTCTAACATGCTAG GCAATGATCGTAAGCGGGTGATCTCAGACAACTTGCCCCACCCTTTCGGCCTGACACAGTACCAGGACTATGTGTACTGGACAGATTGGAACACACGTAGCATCGAACGGGCCAACAAGACAACAGGCGAGAACCGAACCCGTATCCAGGGCTCCCTGGACTATGTGATGGACATCATGGATATCTTAGTGTTCCACTCATCCAGACAGTCAG GCTGGAACCAGTGTGCAGTAAACAACGGCGGGTGTTCCCACCTGTGCCTGGCCACCGCCATGCCGTCCTCCACGTCTGCAGAGTCCGCCATGGACCTGCCTGTCATGTGTGGCTGTCCCTCGCACTGGAAACTGGACCCGGACAACAGGACATGTCATC CCCCTGCGTCATTTCTGCTGTTCAGCCAGCGTAACCTGATCAGTCGCATGGTGTTCGACGAGCAGCAGAGTCCAGACATCGTGCTGCCCATCCACCAGCTGCGCAACGTCAAGGTCATCGACTACGACCGCATGGGGGAACACATCTACTGGATCGACGGGCGCATCAAGCAGCTCAAGAGGGCTAAGGCCAATGGCTCGGAG GTGACCAGTGTGGTTGCGAACCTGGACAGTCTGTTCTACCCGATCGACATGGCCATCGACGAGTTCTCTCGCCACATCTACTGGACCTGCTCGCAGACCAACACCATCAACGTCACGCGCATCAGCGACCTGTCGCCCGTCGGAGTCGTGGTCTCCGGGGACAAGGAACGGCCGCGCTCCATTGTTCTGGACCCAAAGAGGGG gtacatgtactggacCAACATGGTCAGCAATCCATCCATCGAGAAGGCTGCCCTGGACGGGACAGAGCGCCAGACGCTCTTCAGCAGCGACATCAAGCAGCCAGGACCGCTCGCTATCGACACGAAGTACGGCAAGCTGTACTGGACAGACATCGAACTGAACAGGATAGAGAGCTCCGGGCTGGATG GTGCGAATCGGCAGGTGCTGGTGGAACAGATGATTATCCAGCTGTCTGGACTGACCATCTTCGGCGACCACCTGTACTGGATCGACCGCGCCAAGCAGATTGTTGAGTCGGTCGACAAGCTGACAGGCAGTGGGAGAACTAGGATCCAGGCCAGGCTGGTCCATCTCAGCGACATGGTGGGGGTGGACAGCAAGGACATCACGGAAATGA ACCACCATCCCTGTGCCATTGACAACGGCGGCTGTTCCCACATCTGCATCGCGATGAAGGACGGCCGGTCTCGCTGCTCCTGCCCGCTCCACCTGGTGCTGTTTCCCAACGAGCTGCAGTGTGGAG AGCCCCCAACCTGTGCCCCCGACCACTTCACTTGTGAGACAGGAGAAGTGGACTGTATCCCCTTGCTGTGGAAATGTGACGGAGTGGCCGAGTGTTCCGATGGTAGTGACGAGGCAGACTGTC CCAAGTGCACAGAGGACCAGTTCACGTGTGACAGTGGGCAGTGTGTGGATGGGCAGAAGGTGTGTGATGGGAAGGAGGACTGTATGGACCGGTCGGACGAGATGCAGTGCCACA GTACCTGTGCACCAGACCAGTTCCTGTGCAGGAATGGGCTGTGTATTGAGCAGGAGAAGAGATGTAACAATGAAAAGGACTGTGTGGACAACTCTGATGAGGACGACTGTG ATCCAAAAGGCGATCTGCGTACCTACGGGAACGAGGACAGCAACTCTCTGACCATCGCCGTGGTGATCAGCGCCATCATGGCTGTCCTcatcatcttcatgatggtctTCGTGTGGAGGAAACTCAAGCGGCAACAGGAGGACGGATTCACCAACGACATCGTCATGGTAACCAACGGCAACGTGCCAACGATGGTGGCTCTCCCGCCGAGCGCGGGAACAAACTCGCTTCCAAGATCTGTATCAG GCCTGTCCACGTCACGGGGAAAATCAGCTACCACTTGTTTATCATCAAGTTCTGTACCTGGATCCGGCTGCGGGCCTCCGCTGTACGACCGTACGCACGTGACGGGAGCCTCCTCCAGCAGTACAGGTTCCCTGGGCACGCACTACCCCCACGAGACCCTCAACCCCCCGCCCAGTCCCGCCACCGACCGTTCTCAGTACACTGCGGACCTCTTCTACTCCTCGCGCAGCTCGCAGAGCCCGTCGACTGTCAGATCGTACAAACATTACAAGTTCAGAAACGTTCCTCCGCCGCCCACGCCATGCACGACAGACGGTTGTGAGGACAGCGAACCGTACCCGTTGCGGGGGTTGAGACCGAAGTACTACGACATGAACTATGACTCGGACCCTTACCCTCCTCCTCCGACGCCCAGGAGTCACTATATGTCCGACAACAACTGCGACAGCTGTCCACCGTCGCCTTCCACGGCGAGAAGTTACTTCCATCCGTACGTCCCTCCCCCCTCACCCGCGACGGACTCTCCCTAG